Proteins from a genomic interval of Rhipicephalus microplus isolate Deutch F79 chromosome 6, USDA_Rmic, whole genome shotgun sequence:
- the LOC142765912 gene encoding uncharacterized protein LOC142765912 produces MGLMARFNLCQSVLVRAPHLMEKLRAGNTNVLRASIRCQGASRPGTPAPTGVSAAASGPPRSRPPVVHQGITTLGYCPSYFNCERSLARHTVARHAQEESTPYIPLRTPRQPTATPSSSSGTETTPPPGPAPSGTFCRAAPEPHTRATVPRSRRRRGGQSSTSRPSSSTGSASSSTATGSLSASSSEASIKPGHSSATSSSGSSTPRQSPSVPGTPPSVPPDPGPPSTTGEVSSTPGSSSRRHTGPGSTSSASRASSRMSTELADVPGTDDYDDASANEPVDEQSVPAVGTVVDHRPLSTNSRSSSSPSLSERLEDTGADDADDGAHDTPAEAPTMEMPPDRTMLLAE; encoded by the exons ATGGGCCTGATGGCAAGGTTCAACCTGTGCCAGTCTGTTTTGGTCAGGGCGCCGCACCTCATGGAGAAGTTGAGGGCGGGGAACACAAATGTCTTGAGGGCGTCAATACGCTGCCAGGGGGCTTCTCGTCCTGGCACCCCTGCGCCTACTGGCGTTTCAGCGGCAGCGTCGGGCCCTCCTCGCTCCCGACCGCCCGTCGTTCACCAGGGCATCACGACG CTCGGGTATTGCCCGAGCTACTTCAACTGCGAGCGCTCCTTGGCTCGGCATACTGTGGCACGGCATGCGCAAGAGGAGTCCACCCCTTATATACCTCTTCGCACACCACGGCAGCCTACGGcgactccctccagttcctctgGCACAGAGACCACACCACCCCCCGGCCCAGCTCCTTCCGGTACATTTTGCCGAGCAGCACCAGAACCACACACCCGAGCAACCGTTCCCCGGTCTCGAAGACGTCGTGGAGGCCAGTCTTCCACATCGAGGCCATCCTCGAGTACCGGGTCGGCCTCCAGCAGTACGGCAACCGGTTCTCTATCGGCGTCAAGCTCCGAGGCGTCTATCAAGCCGGGCCACTCCTCCGCCACTTCCAGCTCCGGCTCTTCCACGCCTCGGCAATCGCCTTCGGTTCCCGGAACGCCACCGTCCGTGCCACCAGATCCTGGTCCCCCGTCCACGACTGGCGAGGTTTCCTCCACGCCCGGCTCGTCATCTCGCCGTCACACCGGTCCAGGCTCCACGTCGTCTGCTTCGAGGGCTTCCTCGCGGATGTCCACGGAGCTTGCTGACGTCCCTGGTACCGACGACTATGACGACGCATCGGCCAACGAGCCGGTGGACGAACAGAGTGTCCCAGCTGTCGGCACCGTCGTCGACCACCGCCCTCTGTCGACCAATTCCCGCTCCTCCTCATCCCCTTCCCTTTCCGAGCGGTTGGAAGACACTGGCGCGGATGATGCCGACGATGGTGCACACGACACTCCTGCGGAAGCACCGACGATGGAGATGCCACCGGACCGCACCATGCTGCTTGCGGAGTAG